A single genomic interval of Tenuifilum sp. 4138str harbors:
- a CDS encoding sulfotransferase: protein MTASILHIGYPKTATKWFQEEFYSKLTDIYFLKRTDVFNRFVFTDVFSFSPDQFKGWLAPDSGSKRVVICDEILVGGLDIGFGNGEFAKLMSERLHKVLPDSQVIVFIRNQHTALESAYSHYIMAGGTYSPSRFLGIKPMFNKPFMAYHLFNPKLFDYSKLIEHYIALFGKDKVHVFLYEDFAENPERFTAHFCSRLQLEFPENLSYKRVNMRYSWLALQKQRFLNRFTLGNTPYKQYFLNIPCLYRYSRLITLAIDRHFSFPRFKFDREVHKWIESRFRESNQSLSQWVDSKRLRHWGYPL from the coding sequence ATGACCGCCTCAATTTTACATATTGGTTACCCAAAAACTGCAACCAAATGGTTCCAGGAGGAGTTTTACTCCAAATTAACAGATATTTATTTTTTAAAAAGAACTGATGTTTTTAACAGGTTTGTTTTTACTGATGTTTTCTCCTTTTCGCCTGACCAATTCAAAGGGTGGTTAGCTCCTGACTCTGGCAGCAAAAGGGTTGTGATTTGCGATGAGATTCTTGTTGGGGGGTTGGATATCGGTTTTGGAAATGGAGAGTTTGCCAAGCTAATGTCGGAAAGGCTCCACAAGGTTTTGCCCGATTCGCAGGTGATTGTTTTTATACGAAACCAACATACAGCGCTTGAGTCAGCCTATAGCCATTACATAATGGCCGGGGGTACATACTCTCCTTCACGTTTTTTGGGGATTAAACCGATGTTCAACAAGCCATTTATGGCCTACCATCTTTTTAACCCAAAACTCTTTGATTATAGTAAGCTGATAGAGCATTACATCGCACTTTTTGGGAAGGATAAGGTTCATGTTTTTCTCTACGAGGATTTTGCTGAAAACCCCGAGCGGTTCACTGCTCATTTTTGCAGCAGGTTGCAGCTTGAGTTCCCGGAAAATCTCTCATACAAAAGAGTAAACATGCGTTACTCGTGGCTGGCATTGCAAAAGCAACGTTTCCTTAACCGGTTTACACTTGGCAATACTCCTTATAAGCAGTATTTTCTTAATATTCCCTGTTTATACAGGTATTCAAGACTAATAACCCTTGCCATTGATAGGCACTTTAGTTTTCCTAGGTTTAAGTTTGATAGAGAGGTTCATAAATGGATTGAATCGCGGTTCAGGGAGTCGAACCAATCATTATCCCAATGGGTTGACAGTAAAAGGTTAAGGCATTGGGGCTATCCGCTTTAG
- a CDS encoding SufE family protein, giving the protein MSINEIQDAIVEEFSVFDDWMDRYQQLIEYGKDLPPIDERKRTEQYLIQGCQSKVWLDAELRDGKIYFTADSDAIITKGIVALLIKVLSGRTPDEILNAELYFIDKIGLKENLSPTRSNGLVAMVKQMRMYALAFKAKAE; this is encoded by the coding sequence ATGTCAATTAACGAGATTCAGGACGCAATAGTTGAGGAATTCAGCGTTTTCGACGACTGGATGGATCGCTACCAACAGCTCATAGAGTATGGCAAGGACTTGCCGCCTATAGATGAGCGCAAGCGGACAGAACAGTACCTTATACAAGGCTGCCAAAGCAAGGTTTGGCTCGATGCAGAGCTGCGCGATGGAAAAATCTACTTTACTGCCGATAGCGATGCCATAATCACCAAAGGAATTGTTGCGCTGCTAATAAAAGTTCTCTCGGGCCGCACCCCCGATGAGATTCTTAATGCTGAGCTTTACTTTATCGACAAAATTGGCTTGAAGGAAAACCTTTCCCCTACCCGTAGCAACGGACTTGTTGCAATGGTAAAGCAAATGCGTATGTATGCCCTTGCTTTTAAGGCAAAAGCGGAGTGA
- a CDS encoding pyridoxal phosphate-dependent aminotransferase — MPKISEKGLAMPASPIRKLVPYAEEAKRKGRKVYHLNIGQPDIPTPQVALDAVKSTDLKVIEYSHSAGIESYRRGLAKYYQGLGIDITHNDMIITTGGSEAITIAFMTCLNPGDEVIIPEPFYANYNGFAVQAGVVVKPIVSRIENDFALPPVEEFEKLITPRTKGIVICNPNNPTGYLYSREELEQLATIVKKHDLYLFSDEVYREFCYDGITHYSAMMLKGLENNVVLMDSVSKRYSMCGVRIGALITRNKEVIAAAMKFAQARLSPPSFGQIAAEAALNTPTEYFKEVYDEYIKRRNFMVEALNKMDGVYCPKPKGAFYTVVRLPIDDSDKFAQWLLEHFEHKNQTVMLAPATGFYSTPGLGKNEVRIAYVLNVDDLRNAMECLEVALKQYPGRTI; from the coding sequence ATGCCAAAGATTTCGGAAAAAGGATTAGCCATGCCAGCTTCGCCCATTCGTAAGCTGGTACCCTATGCAGAGGAAGCAAAACGTAAGGGGCGAAAAGTTTACCATCTAAACATCGGCCAACCCGACATACCCACCCCACAGGTAGCACTCGATGCTGTTAAGAGTACCGATTTGAAGGTTATTGAGTATAGCCATTCGGCAGGTATTGAAAGCTATAGGAGAGGGCTTGCCAAGTATTATCAAGGTTTAGGCATCGATATCACCCACAACGATATGATTATTACCACCGGGGGGTCGGAGGCCATTACCATTGCCTTCATGACCTGTTTGAATCCGGGCGATGAGGTTATTATACCTGAACCTTTCTATGCCAACTACAACGGATTTGCCGTTCAGGCAGGCGTAGTTGTTAAACCAATTGTTTCCAGGATAGAGAACGATTTTGCGCTACCCCCCGTTGAGGAGTTTGAGAAGCTTATTACCCCTAGGACTAAAGGTATTGTAATTTGCAACCCCAATAATCCAACGGGTTACCTCTACTCAAGGGAAGAGCTGGAGCAGCTTGCAACCATTGTAAAGAAACACGACCTTTACCTTTTCTCCGATGAGGTTTACCGTGAATTCTGCTATGATGGCATTACTCATTACTCTGCCATGATGCTTAAGGGGCTTGAGAACAATGTTGTCCTAATGGATTCGGTTTCAAAGCGCTACAGCATGTGCGGAGTTCGAATAGGTGCACTTATTACCCGCAACAAAGAGGTTATTGCTGCTGCCATGAAGTTTGCTCAGGCACGTCTTTCGCCCCCATCGTTCGGTCAAATTGCTGCCGAAGCAGCACTTAATACTCCAACCGAGTATTTCAAGGAGGTTTACGATGAGTACATCAAGCGACGCAACTTTATGGTAGAGGCGCTAAACAAGATGGATGGCGTATACTGTCCAAAGCCTAAAGGTGCTTTCTACACAGTTGTTCGCTTACCAATTGACGATAGCGATAAGTTTGCACAGTGGCTGCTTGAACATTTTGAGCATAAAAACCAAACGGTAATGCTTGCTCCTGCAACCGGATTTTACTCAACCCCAGGTCTTGGGAAGAACGAGGTGCGTATAGCTTACGTGCTTAATGTTGATGATCTCCGCAATGCCATGGAATGCTTGGAGGTTGCACTAAAGCAATACCCGGGTAGAACCATATAA
- the ruvC gene encoding crossover junction endodeoxyribonuclease RuvC: MRTILGIDPGTNVLGYGIIRCSGRNNAKLVVLGVIELSKYRDHYTKLKVIYERVQHLVDEYKPNEVAIEAPFYGKNVQSMLKLGRAQGVAMAAVLSRSIPIYEYAPRKIKMAITGVGSASKEQVAAMLKNILGEKAFDSEYLDATDGLAAAVCHFFQGEQNETESRVSSWEEFIRKNPGRVKDK, from the coding sequence ATGCGTACCATACTCGGTATCGATCCCGGCACAAATGTATTGGGTTATGGTATAATTCGGTGTAGCGGTCGAAATAATGCTAAACTGGTTGTGTTAGGTGTTATTGAACTGTCAAAATACCGCGATCACTACACAAAGCTAAAGGTGATATATGAACGGGTGCAACATCTGGTTGATGAATACAAGCCTAATGAGGTAGCCATTGAGGCTCCCTTTTACGGCAAGAATGTTCAAAGCATGCTAAAGCTTGGACGGGCACAGGGAGTAGCCATGGCTGCTGTTCTTTCGCGCTCAATACCCATATATGAGTACGCTCCGCGTAAAATCAAAATGGCCATTACGGGTGTGGGTAGTGCATCCAAAGAGCAGGTGGCGGCTATGCTTAAAAATATACTTGGCGAAAAAGCTTTTGATAGTGAATACCTTGATGCAACCGATGGTTTAGCAGCTGCGGTTTGTCACTTTTTCCAAGGTGAACAGAACGAAACCGAAAGCAGAGTCTCCAGCTGGGAGGAATTTATTAGAAAAAATCCGGGACGAGTTAAAGACAAATAG
- a CDS encoding S41 family peptidase gives MNRFKLAILLLLGLAAFTSCEDDEQKVNVNKEVYNLMKDWYYWYDQLPNVDPNSYPDPVELVKAIRVNPPDRWSYVTTKQELDAYYKQAAYIGFGFGSAFTADNKLIITFVFNTSPLYANGIGRGWEIVSIDGQTPTPDNYTSLIGPSEVGVTKTFVFKSPSGQTTQHTFSKAQIEMNTVLMDSVYTINGKKVGYFVLKGFIEKTATELETVFQKFKNAGVSELICDLRYNNGGQVNVSQLLGNLIGGSIAFGRVFGQYIHNNKHSDKNSYLYFSTNQYSLEIQRAVFITTSSTASASELVINALKPHMDVVLVGSKTHGKPVGMYTFQFNDPSIDWAIVPVCFSIRNSNNEGDYYDGIPVTVEAADDIFTPFGEVTESSLNSALNYLGLGTKAVTKSYVTAQPITGKGLYEEIGAW, from the coding sequence ATGAACCGATTTAAACTAGCAATCCTCCTTTTATTAGGATTAGCAGCATTTACATCGTGCGAGGATGACGAGCAAAAAGTAAATGTTAATAAAGAGGTTTACAACCTCATGAAGGATTGGTACTACTGGTACGACCAGTTGCCCAATGTTGATCCCAACAGCTATCCTGACCCCGTTGAGCTGGTAAAAGCCATCCGGGTTAACCCTCCCGACCGTTGGAGCTACGTTACCACTAAGCAGGAACTTGATGCCTACTATAAACAAGCCGCATATATAGGCTTTGGATTTGGTAGTGCATTTACAGCTGACAATAAGCTAATTATTACATTTGTTTTCAACACATCGCCACTTTATGCTAATGGTATTGGTAGAGGATGGGAAATTGTTAGTATCGATGGGCAAACCCCAACCCCCGATAACTACACCTCACTAATTGGCCCATCGGAGGTTGGTGTTACTAAAACCTTTGTGTTCAAATCGCCCTCAGGGCAAACGACTCAGCATACTTTTAGTAAAGCCCAAATTGAAATGAATACGGTGCTGATGGATAGCGTTTACACCATTAACGGGAAAAAGGTTGGCTACTTTGTTCTGAAAGGGTTTATTGAAAAAACTGCCACTGAGCTTGAAACAGTATTTCAGAAATTTAAAAATGCCGGCGTAAGCGAGCTAATCTGTGACCTGCGCTATAATAACGGCGGCCAGGTAAATGTTTCGCAACTTTTAGGAAATCTTATTGGTGGTAGTATTGCATTTGGTAGGGTTTTTGGGCAGTACATTCATAATAACAAACATTCCGACAAGAATAGTTACCTGTACTTTTCAACCAATCAGTACTCCTTAGAAATTCAACGTGCGGTATTCATTACTACCAGCAGCACGGCATCGGCAAGCGAATTGGTAATAAATGCGCTAAAACCCCATATGGATGTTGTGTTAGTAGGAAGCAAAACACACGGGAAACCGGTTGGAATGTACACATTCCAGTTTAACGATCCAAGTATCGACTGGGCAATTGTACCGGTATGCTTCAGCATAAGGAACTCCAACAATGAGGGCGATTACTACGATGGTATTCCCGTAACCGTTGAAGCTGCCGATGATATATTTACACCTTTTGGAGAGGTTACTGAAAGTAGCCTGAATAGTGCACTCAACTACCTTGGACTTGGAACAAAGGCAGTAACAAAAAGTTATGTAACAGCTCAACCGATAACAGGGAAGGGACTATACGAAGAAATTGGCGCTTGGTAA
- a CDS encoding LptE family protein translates to MSKKKFIIPLILVFTLISQNSCKVSYSFTGASIPPEAKTYSVQLFQNLASIVNPTLANYITEELKNRFLTQTRLTPVADFGDFAFSGQIVTYDVSPTAIQGNEIAAQNRLTIAVKVKFVNAIDPKQSFDKTFSQYAVFSSSQNFSQVEQALVQEIVEKLIDDIFNAAASNW, encoded by the coding sequence ATGTCCAAGAAAAAGTTCATTATACCGCTAATTTTAGTATTCACATTGATCTCGCAGAATAGCTGCAAGGTGAGCTATAGCTTTACTGGGGCATCAATACCCCCTGAGGCCAAAACATATAGCGTTCAGCTCTTCCAGAACCTTGCAAGCATTGTAAACCCAACCTTGGCCAACTATATTACCGAGGAGTTAAAAAATAGATTTTTAACCCAAACCCGTTTAACACCGGTTGCCGATTTTGGCGATTTTGCCTTTTCCGGCCAGATTGTAACCTACGATGTTTCGCCAACGGCTATTCAGGGCAATGAGATTGCTGCTCAAAACCGGCTAACCATTGCTGTTAAGGTGAAATTTGTAAACGCCATTGACCCAAAACAAAGTTTTGACAAAACATTTTCGCAATACGCTGTATTTAGTAGCAGCCAGAATTTCTCCCAGGTGGAGCAGGCGCTGGTTCAGGAGATAGTTGAAAAGCTAATCGACGATATTTTTAATGCAGCGGCATCAAACTGGTAA
- a CDS encoding DUF1573 domain-containing protein — translation MKKIFFAILLGSTSLWGWAQNVLDSAAANPSIRFTTTEIDYGSISQNSNGERVFEFTNNGSKPLILTNVAASCGCTATEWPREPIKPNEKGSITVKYNTSITGTFRKSIRVFTNSSPEPILLIIKGEIKPSHSDNYQKENQK, via the coding sequence ATGAAAAAAATATTTTTTGCAATACTTTTGGGCTCAACCTCATTATGGGGCTGGGCCCAAAATGTTTTAGACAGTGCTGCTGCAAACCCTTCAATCCGCTTTACCACTACTGAAATTGACTACGGATCAATTTCACAGAATTCCAACGGCGAACGCGTATTTGAGTTTACAAACAACGGCTCAAAGCCATTAATACTTACTAATGTGGCAGCGTCATGTGGGTGCACTGCAACTGAGTGGCCCCGGGAGCCCATAAAACCAAATGAAAAGGGTTCAATCACCGTAAAGTACAATACTTCAATTACGGGAACTTTTAGGAAAAGCATCAGGGTGTTTACCAATTCAAGTCCTGAGCCAATCCTACTAATCATAAAGGGTGAAATTAAACCAAGTCATAGCGATAATTATCAAAAGGAAAACCAAAAATAG
- a CDS encoding SiaC family regulatory phosphoprotein has protein sequence MVNEEKVTELVDLFIPATTETPEIKCEKSSGRIMMVGNLIPSDPQSFLAPIHRWLQSYVTTYTPQNITVEFYLTFINGCSEHHLGKLLKYLEELHINGMSVKVICHYENEDLDMKEWGKDLSMALRIPIELVEIN, from the coding sequence ATGGTAAACGAGGAGAAAGTGACTGAATTGGTTGATTTGTTTATTCCGGCAACAACTGAAACACCTGAAATTAAATGTGAAAAGAGTTCAGGACGAATAATGATGGTGGGCAACCTGATCCCTAGCGATCCCCAATCATTTCTTGCACCAATACATCGTTGGCTACAGAGCTACGTTACAACCTACACCCCACAAAATATAACCGTTGAGTTCTACCTAACCTTTATTAACGGATGCTCAGAACATCACCTTGGGAAGCTACTGAAGTACCTTGAGGAACTTCACATCAACGGGATGTCCGTTAAGGTTATTTGCCACTACGAGAATGAGGATCTGGACATGAAGGAATGGGGAAAAGATCTAAGTATGGCACTCCGAATCCCCATTGAGTTGGTGGAAATCAACTAA
- the secG gene encoding preprotein translocase subunit SecG yields MFTFIMTFVVIVSILLILIVLAQNPKGGGLASNFAGSNQIMGVRRTADFLEKATWTLAIALVVLSFLATITMPKPEVEQKSAIESKVKETQPSALPNFPMPTEQTDSVK; encoded by the coding sequence ATGTTTACATTTATAATGACATTTGTAGTGATAGTATCAATTTTACTGATACTTATCGTTTTAGCCCAGAACCCCAAAGGGGGAGGGTTGGCATCAAACTTTGCCGGATCGAACCAGATAATGGGTGTACGCCGCACTGCCGATTTTCTTGAAAAAGCTACATGGACATTGGCCATTGCACTAGTAGTACTCAGCTTTCTGGCAACCATCACCATGCCAAAGCCTGAGGTTGAACAAAAATCGGCTATTGAGTCCAAGGTAAAGGAAACTCAACCCAGCGCTCTACCAAACTTCCCAATGCCAACTGAACAAACAGATAGCGTAAAGTAA
- a CDS encoding sigma-54 interaction domain-containing protein — translation MEVQSIKQRFGIIGNSPALNRAIDIARQVAPTDLSVLITGESGTGKEVFPQIIHGYSARKHGAYIAVNCGAIPEGTIDSELFGHEKGAFTGATDSRKGYFEVADGGTIFLDEVGELPLSTQVRLLRVLETGEFIRVGSSKVQKTNVRVVAATNVNLVDAIAENKFREDLYYRLNTVPIFIPPLRERQEDIPLLFRKFATDFAEKYRMPAIALDDEARKVLISYYWPGNVRQLKNVTEQISIIEQKRVIDSETLLRYLPDYNASRLPTLYHKKGVVDEQTFATEREILYKILYDMRSDMNELKKLVFDLMRNGVVSPEHVRSSPVFQDLGVTHVDPIISSAPARGTETKSFVKDLNDIQDTEEIQEETLSLEEKEKELIVKALEKHNGRRKWAAMELGISERTLYRKIKEYNINL, via the coding sequence ATGGAAGTCCAAAGTATTAAGCAACGGTTTGGAATAATTGGTAACTCGCCGGCTTTGAATAGGGCAATTGATATAGCCCGGCAGGTTGCCCCTACTGACCTATCGGTACTTATTACCGGCGAGAGCGGTACCGGAAAGGAGGTTTTTCCGCAAATCATTCATGGCTACAGCGCTCGCAAGCACGGAGCATATATTGCGGTTAACTGCGGTGCCATTCCCGAGGGTACAATCGATTCGGAGCTATTTGGACACGAAAAGGGCGCTTTTACTGGTGCAACCGATAGCCGTAAGGGCTACTTTGAGGTTGCCGATGGCGGCACCATTTTTCTCGATGAAGTTGGTGAATTGCCCTTATCCACGCAGGTTCGACTTCTTAGGGTTTTGGAAACAGGCGAGTTCATTCGTGTAGGCTCTTCAAAGGTTCAAAAGACCAACGTGCGTGTAGTTGCCGCAACTAACGTAAATCTTGTTGATGCAATAGCTGAAAACAAGTTCCGCGAGGACTTATATTACCGCTTGAATACGGTGCCCATTTTTATTCCGCCATTACGCGAGAGGCAAGAGGATATTCCTTTGCTTTTCCGCAAGTTTGCAACCGATTTTGCTGAAAAGTATCGGATGCCAGCAATTGCACTCGACGATGAGGCTCGTAAGGTTCTAATTTCATACTACTGGCCAGGAAATGTCCGCCAGCTCAAGAATGTAACAGAGCAAATTTCGATAATTGAGCAGAAAAGGGTAATCGATTCTGAAACGCTTTTACGTTATCTTCCTGATTATAACGCTTCGCGCCTGCCAACCCTTTACCACAAAAAGGGTGTTGTTGATGAGCAAACCTTTGCCACAGAGCGGGAAATACTCTACAAGATACTTTACGACATGCGCAGCGACATGAATGAGCTGAAGAAGCTTGTGTTCGATCTCATGCGCAACGGCGTGGTTTCGCCTGAGCACGTTCGTTCATCGCCTGTATTTCAGGATTTAGGCGTTACGCATGTCGATCCAATTATCTCATCGGCACCTGCTCGTGGTACGGAAACAAAGTCGTTTGTTAAGGATTTAAATGATATTCAGGATACTGAGGAAATTCAGGAGGAAACCCTCTCGTTGGAGGAAAAGGAGAAGGAGTTGATAGTTAAGGCACTTGAAAAGCATAATGGTCGACGAAAATGGGCTGCCATGGAGTTGGGAATTTCAGAACGCACGCTTTACCGAAAAATTAAGGAGTACAATATTAACCTTTGA
- a CDS encoding DMT family transporter, whose amino-acid sequence MEKKSQGRAYFLASFVVLFWGTSATAFKIGLGHTEPVHLLFWSSLSASVILFVFLAFQKKLPLLKFTSKKEILYSLAESVLNPFLYYLVLFKAYSLLPAQVAQPLNYIWPIVLVVLAALLLKHPIRFTDIIALLVSLIGVAFISSQGNINIFAKSNPLGVLLAVGSSVIWASFWIVNMYDKHRPEEVKLFISFALATVLTLLYMAATRDLPVFNLNALAASVYIGAFEMGITFVLWLKALNSATNTARLGNFSYLVPFVALVFVSLVLREKIVWTTLVGLIVIIGAIVFQQLFSKKDIKDEPI is encoded by the coding sequence ATGGAAAAGAAAAGCCAAGGCCGTGCTTACTTTCTGGCATCGTTTGTAGTTCTCTTTTGGGGCACATCGGCCACAGCTTTTAAAATCGGGTTAGGTCATACAGAACCGGTTCATCTGCTTTTTTGGTCATCGCTTTCGGCCAGTGTTATACTGTTTGTTTTTTTAGCATTTCAAAAAAAACTACCGCTATTAAAATTCACCAGCAAAAAGGAGATACTTTACTCGCTTGCCGAATCGGTATTAAATCCTTTCCTATACTACCTTGTGCTTTTTAAGGCCTACAGCCTTTTACCAGCTCAGGTTGCTCAACCCCTAAATTACATTTGGCCAATAGTTCTGGTTGTTTTGGCGGCATTACTACTAAAGCACCCTATTAGGTTTACTGATATAATTGCATTACTAGTCAGCTTAATTGGCGTTGCGTTCATATCGTCGCAAGGCAATATCAATATTTTTGCAAAATCTAATCCGCTGGGAGTTCTACTGGCAGTAGGGAGTTCGGTAATTTGGGCTAGCTTTTGGATTGTCAACATGTACGATAAGCATCGCCCTGAAGAGGTTAAACTGTTTATAAGTTTTGCTTTAGCTACGGTTCTCACCCTGCTTTACATGGCAGCAACAAGGGATTTACCAGTTTTTAATCTGAACGCTTTAGCCGCATCCGTTTACATTGGAGCATTTGAAATGGGCATTACGTTTGTGCTTTGGCTAAAAGCACTTAATAGCGCAACAAACACAGCCCGATTAGGCAATTTTTCGTATCTTGTTCCGTTCGTTGCGTTAGTATTTGTGAGCCTGGTGCTCCGCGAAAAGATAGTATGGACTACTCTAGTAGGCCTTATAGTTATTATTGGTGCCATTGTATTTCAACAACTTTTTTCTAAAAAGGATATTAAAGATGAACCGATTTAA
- a CDS encoding SUF system Fe-S cluster assembly protein, giving the protein MRDELEIQTDIVKTLKGIHDPEIPVNIYDLGLIYEVDVDDNRKVTITMTLTAPNCPLADQVVEEVQEKISKIDGVTDVEVRLTFDPPWDKSRMSDEAMLELGFL; this is encoded by the coding sequence ATGCGCGACGAACTCGAAATTCAAACCGATATTGTCAAAACCCTCAAGGGCATTCACGACCCTGAAATACCGGTTAACATTTACGATTTAGGGTTAATTTACGAGGTTGATGTTGACGATAATCGTAAGGTTACCATAACCATGACTCTTACTGCTCCTAACTGCCCGCTTGCCGATCAGGTAGTTGAAGAGGTTCAGGAAAAGATTTCAAAAATTGATGGGGTAACCGATGTAGAGGTACGCTTAACCTTTGACCCTCCCTGGGATAAAAGCCGTATGAGCGACGAAGCTATGCTGGAACTTGGCTTTCTATAA